The window CCGGCAGCGCCGTCACGCAGCACGAAATAGGCGTCGGACTTCTCGCACGGCAGCTCCGGCAACGGCACCGGATCTTCCTTCGGCGGCGCCACATCGCCGTTACGCAGGATCTTGCGGGTATTTTTGCAGTTCTCGTTGGTGCAGCCCATGTACTTGCCGAAACGCCCCATTTTCAGGTGCATTTCCGAACCGCACTTGTCGCACTCCACCACCGGGCCGTCATAACCTTTCAGGCGGAACTCGCCCTCTTCGATCTCATAGCCGTCACACGCCGGGTTGTTGCCGCAGACGTGCAGCTTGCGCTGGTTGTCGATCAGATAGCTGTCCATCGCCGTACCGCATTTCTGGCAGCGGCGGCGGGCGCGCAGCGCGTTGGTTTCCGCGTCGTCGCCTTCGAGGATGTTGAGCACTTCCGCTTCAGGCACCAGGTTGATGGTGGTTTTGCAACGCTCCTTCGGCGGCAGCGCGTAGCCGGAACAGCCGAGGAACACGCCGGTGCTGGCGGTACGGATGCCCATCTTGCGGCCGCAGGTCGGGCAGTCGATGCTGGTCATCACCATCTGGTTAGGCCGCATGCCGCCTTCTTCCGGATCCTTCTCCGCCGTTTCCAGCTGCTCGCTGAAGTCGACGAAGAACTCGTCCAGCACCGCTTTCCATTCAGCCTGGTTGTTGGCCACCTCATCGAGGCCGTCTTCCATGCGCGCGGTGAAGTCATAGTTCATCAGCTCGCGGAAGTTCTCTTCCAGACGATCGGTGACGATCTCACCCATTTTCTCGGCATAGAAGCGGCGGCTTTCCACCCGCACATAACCGCGATCCTGAATGGTCGAGATAATGGAGGCGTAGGTGGACGGGCGGCCAATGCCGCGTTTTTCCAGCTCTTTCACCAGCGAGGCTTCGCTGTAGCGCGCCGGCGGCTTGGTGAAGTGCTGGCTCGGGATCAGTTTCTGCAGATCCAGCTCGCTGCCGATTTCGACGTATGGCAGGGTGCGATCTTCATCGCCCTTGCGCAACGCCGGCATCACCTTGGTCCAGCCGTCAAAGCGCAGCGTACGGCCCTTGGCGCGCAGCTGATAATCGCCGGCTTTCACCGTCAGCGTGGTGGAATCGTACTGCGCCGGCGTCATCTGGCAGGCGACGAACTGGCGCCAGATCAGCTGATACAGCTTCTGCGCGTCCGCTTCCATGTCTTTCAACTGCTCGGCGAGCACGTTCACGTCCGAAGGACGGATCGCTTCGTGCGCTTCCTGCGAATTCTCTTTGCTGCTGTACTGATTCGGCGCCTTCGGCAGGTATTTATCGCCGAAGTTGTCGCCGATATAGCCACGCACCATGTTGAGCGCATCCTGGCTCAGGTTGGTGGAATCGGTACGCATATAGGTGATGTGGCCGGCTTCATACAACCGTTGCGCCATCATCATGGTTTTCTTCACGCCGAAGCTCAGGCGGGTGCTGGCGGCCTGTTGCAGCGTGGAGGTAATGAAAGGCGCGCCCGGCTTGCTGCTGGTCGGTTTGTCTTCGCGATCCAGCACCGTGTAGCGGGCTTTTTCCAGCAACTTGACCGCGGCGTGAGTCTGCTCGCGGTTGACCGGCTTGAACGGTTTGTCGTGCGCGTGGGTCACTTCCATCTGCAGCGCGGTTTCACCCTTCGCCAGCAGATCGGCATGCAGTTCCCAGTACTCTTCCGGCACGAACGCCTTGATGTCGCGTTCGCGCTCAACCACCAGACGCACCGCCACCGACTGCACACGGCCGGCGGACAGGCCGCGTGCGATTTTCTTCCACAGCAGCGGCGAGACCATATAGCCCACCACGCGGTCCATAAACCGGCGCGCCTGCTGCGCGTTGACGCGATCAATGTTCAGCTCGCCCGGCTGTTTGAACGCCTGCTGGATCGCGTTTTTGGTGATTTCGTTAAACACCACGCGGCTAAAGCGTTTGTCATCTCCGCCGATCACTTCCCGCAGGTGCCAGGCGATGGCTTCCCCTTCGCGGTCAAGGTCGGTTGCGAGATAAATGTGGTCGGCGTTTTCCGCCAACGATTTTAACTCGGCGACCACTTTTTCTTT of the Serratia marcescens subsp. marcescens ATCC 13880 genome contains:
- the topA gene encoding type I DNA topoisomerase, yielding MGKALVIVESPAKAKTINKYLGSDYVVKSSVGHIRDLPTSGSASKKSADSTEDKAKKKVKKDEKAALVNRMGVDPYHGWKAHYEILPGKEKVVAELKSLAENADHIYLATDLDREGEAIAWHLREVIGGDDKRFSRVVFNEITKNAIQQAFKQPGELNIDRVNAQQARRFMDRVVGYMVSPLLWKKIARGLSAGRVQSVAVRLVVERERDIKAFVPEEYWELHADLLAKGETALQMEVTHAHDKPFKPVNREQTHAAVKLLEKARYTVLDREDKPTSSKPGAPFITSTLQQAASTRLSFGVKKTMMMAQRLYEAGHITYMRTDSTNLSQDALNMVRGYIGDNFGDKYLPKAPNQYSSKENSQEAHEAIRPSDVNVLAEQLKDMEADAQKLYQLIWRQFVACQMTPAQYDSTTLTVKAGDYQLRAKGRTLRFDGWTKVMPALRKGDEDRTLPYVEIGSELDLQKLIPSQHFTKPPARYSEASLVKELEKRGIGRPSTYASIISTIQDRGYVRVESRRFYAEKMGEIVTDRLEENFRELMNYDFTARMEDGLDEVANNQAEWKAVLDEFFVDFSEQLETAEKDPEEGGMRPNQMVMTSIDCPTCGRKMGIRTASTGVFLGCSGYALPPKERCKTTINLVPEAEVLNILEGDDAETNALRARRRCQKCGTAMDSYLIDNQRKLHVCGNNPACDGYEIEEGEFRLKGYDGPVVECDKCGSEMHLKMGRFGKYMGCTNENCKNTRKILRNGDVAPPKEDPVPLPELPCEKSDAYFVLRDGAAGVFLAANTFPKSRETRAPLVEELARFKDRLPEKLRYLADAPVADAEGNKTLVRFSRKTKQQYVSSEKDGKATGWSAFYVDGKWVEGKK